One Spiribacter halobius DNA segment encodes these proteins:
- a CDS encoding acyl-CoA dehydrogenase, which yields MPAFQWEDPFLLDAQLDAHEREVRDSAREYCERALRPRVVSAFREERFDREIFTEMGELGLFGLALPRAQGGNGAGHVAYGLVARELERVDSGYRTMLSVQSSLVIHAIHAYGSEAQRDRWLPGLLTGEHIGSFGLTEPEHGSDPGGMETHARAVDGGYRLTGEKTWIGNSPEADILVVWAKSEADQGRIRGFLVERGSEGLHTPAVHGKLSLRTSLTGRIVLEDAFVPEANLLPGVAGLAGPFGCLNKARYGIAWGTMGAAEACWHAARDYTLGREQFGRPLAANQLVQKKLADMQTEIALGLQAALRVGRLLDEGAWAPEMISLVKRNNAGKALEIARQARDLHGGNGILEGYPVMRHALNLESVNTYEGTHDIHALILGRAQTGIQAFRN from the coding sequence ATGCCGGCGTTCCAGTGGGAAGATCCCTTTCTGCTCGATGCCCAGCTTGACGCGCACGAGCGGGAAGTCCGCGACAGCGCCCGGGAGTACTGCGAGCGGGCGTTGCGGCCACGGGTGGTGAGCGCCTTTCGGGAGGAGCGCTTCGACCGCGAGATCTTCACCGAGATGGGGGAGCTCGGCCTGTTCGGCCTTGCCCTGCCCCGCGCCCAGGGCGGCAACGGCGCCGGGCATGTCGCCTACGGCCTGGTGGCGCGCGAGCTGGAACGGGTGGACTCGGGCTACCGCACCATGCTGAGCGTCCAGAGCTCGCTGGTCATCCATGCCATCCACGCCTACGGCAGCGAGGCCCAGCGCGATCGCTGGCTGCCGGGCCTGCTCACCGGAGAGCACATCGGCAGCTTCGGCCTGACCGAGCCCGAGCACGGCTCCGACCCCGGCGGCATGGAGACCCATGCCCGGGCGGTGGACGGCGGCTACCGCCTGACCGGGGAGAAGACCTGGATCGGCAACAGCCCGGAGGCGGACATCCTGGTGGTGTGGGCGAAATCCGAGGCTGACCAGGGCCGCATCCGCGGGTTTCTGGTGGAGCGCGGCAGCGAGGGCCTGCACACGCCGGCGGTCCACGGCAAGCTCTCCCTGCGCACCTCCCTCACCGGCCGCATCGTGCTCGAGGACGCCTTCGTGCCCGAGGCCAACCTGCTCCCCGGCGTCGCCGGCCTCGCCGGGCCCTTCGGCTGCCTGAACAAGGCCCGCTACGGCATCGCCTGGGGCACCATGGGCGCCGCCGAGGCCTGCTGGCACGCCGCCCGCGACTACACCCTCGGCCGCGAGCAGTTCGGCCGCCCGCTGGCCGCGAACCAGCTGGTGCAGAAGAAGCTCGCCGACATGCAGACCGAGATCGCCCTCGGCCTGCAGGCGGCGCTGCGGGTGGGCCGCCTGCTGGACGAGGGCGCCTGGGCGCCGGAGATGATCTCGCTGGTGAAGCGCAACAATGCCGGCAAGGCGCTGGAGATCGCCCGCCAGGCCCGGGACCTGCACGGCGGCAACGGCATCCTCGAGGGCTACCCCGTCATGCGGCACGCGCTGAACCTGGAGTCGGTGAACACCTACGAGGGCACCCACGACATCCACGCGCTCATCCTCGGCCGCGCCCAGACGGGTATCCAGGCCTTCCGGAACTGA
- a CDS encoding O-acetylhomoserine aminocarboxypropyltransferase/cysteine synthase family protein, whose translation MRLETKAIHAGYSPEPTTRAVAVPIYQTTSYAFDDTQHGADLFDLKVEGNIYSRIMNPTNAALEQRVADMEGGIAGLALASGMAAITYAIQCITRVGDNIVTTSQLYGGTYNLFAHAMPNMGLEVRFASADEPDALASRIDGRTRAVFCETVGNPNGNVVDVERLAAIAHAHGVPLIVDNTVPTPALWRPIENGADIVVHSLTKYMGGHGTTVGGVIVDSGNFPWADHADKYPMLTEPDPSYHGVIYTEALGAAAYIGRCRVAPLRNMGAALSPMNAFLLMQGIETVPLRMTRHCENAVQVASHLEGHPGVTWVKYAGLPTSAYYPLAEKYMDGRAAGILSFGIRGGEPAGARFIDALKLIVRLVNIGDAKSLACHPATTTHRQLNDEELLTAGVSRDMVRLSVGIEHVDDILEDVDQALAAAGASR comes from the coding sequence ATGCGCCTGGAGACCAAGGCCATTCATGCCGGTTACAGCCCCGAGCCGACGACCCGCGCGGTGGCCGTGCCGATCTATCAGACCACCTCCTACGCCTTCGACGACACCCAGCACGGCGCGGATCTCTTCGATCTCAAGGTGGAAGGCAATATCTACTCGCGGATCATGAACCCGACCAACGCTGCGCTGGAGCAGCGCGTGGCGGATATGGAGGGCGGCATCGCCGGTCTGGCGCTCGCCTCGGGGATGGCGGCCATCACCTATGCCATCCAGTGCATCACCCGGGTCGGAGACAACATCGTCACCACCAGCCAGCTCTATGGCGGTACCTACAATCTCTTTGCCCACGCCATGCCGAACATGGGATTGGAGGTGCGCTTCGCGAGCGCCGACGAGCCCGATGCTCTGGCAAGCCGCATCGACGGGCGCACCCGGGCGGTGTTCTGCGAGACCGTCGGCAACCCCAACGGCAATGTCGTGGACGTCGAGCGCCTGGCCGCGATCGCCCATGCCCACGGCGTGCCGCTGATCGTGGACAACACCGTGCCCACGCCGGCCCTGTGGCGGCCGATCGAGAACGGCGCGGACATCGTCGTCCACTCGCTCACCAAGTACATGGGCGGCCATGGCACCACCGTGGGCGGCGTCATCGTGGACTCGGGCAACTTCCCCTGGGCGGATCACGCCGACAAGTACCCGATGCTCACCGAGCCCGATCCCTCCTACCACGGCGTGATCTACACGGAGGCCCTCGGGGCAGCCGCCTATATCGGCCGCTGCCGCGTCGCGCCGCTGCGCAACATGGGCGCAGCGCTGTCACCGATGAACGCTTTCCTGCTGATGCAGGGCATCGAGACCGTGCCGCTGCGCATGACGCGTCACTGCGAGAACGCCGTGCAGGTGGCGAGCCACCTCGAGGGGCACCCGGGCGTGACCTGGGTGAAGTACGCCGGCCTGCCCACCAGCGCCTACTACCCGCTCGCCGAGAAGTACATGGACGGCCGGGCCGCGGGCATCCTGAGCTTCGGCATCCGCGGCGGCGAGCCGGCCGGTGCGCGGTTCATCGATGCGCTCAAGCTCATCGTGCGCCTGGTGAATATCGGCGACGCCAAATCCCTCGCCTGCCATCCGGCCACCACGACCCACCGTCAGCTCAACGACGAGGAGCTGCTCACCGCTGGTGTGAGCCGGGACATGGTTCGGCTCTCGGTGGGCATCGAGCACGTGGACGACATTCTGGAGGACGTGGACCAGGCCCTGGCCGCGGCCGGCGCGAGTCGGTGA
- a CDS encoding DUF3450 family protein, with amino-acid sequence MTQQDRNRAQRAGRALVLMLALLAAGGLAGCAYLYTEQQAQQAAWAEERATLQGRIEALQGELADRESRIRALEDEAARLEQRNEALAGTVSELEQENASLNDRVETLRESAARVGELEARLAESQDRIATLEAERAELADRSSTLQARLERTEQAADTLSALREEIASAEMRLQQAERRLQARQGEISEAEAELADVRAETEAARDALTATEEELAGLRRERSRVAEALAAQEAELADAEQRAAALQDEVEALRGQREGLADEASALEDELAGLRDEREQLREAIAEAEASLADSEQRAADLRTEIADLTERREALAGDIAAMEEEHAALREERRRLSESVTAREEAATEARQEVARLRDDIESLEQRRDELAGQVAGLRDEVDALQAERDTLREAVAERESRVGRLEERLADLRQRVRERTTALGNLTSLVSDVESMLASTLDRLEAAEAELEQYPGADAPEAAQ; translated from the coding sequence ATGACGCAGCAAGACCGGAACCGGGCGCAGCGCGCAGGCCGGGCGCTGGTGCTCATGCTGGCGCTGCTGGCGGCCGGCGGGCTGGCCGGCTGTGCCTACCTGTATACGGAGCAGCAGGCGCAGCAGGCCGCATGGGCCGAGGAGCGCGCGACGCTGCAGGGCCGGATCGAGGCGCTACAGGGCGAGCTCGCGGACCGCGAGTCTCGCATTCGCGCCCTCGAGGACGAGGCCGCCCGTCTGGAGCAGCGCAACGAGGCGCTGGCCGGCACGGTCAGTGAGCTCGAGCAGGAGAACGCCAGCCTCAACGACCGGGTAGAGACGCTGCGTGAGTCCGCGGCCCGGGTCGGCGAGCTGGAGGCGCGGCTGGCCGAGAGCCAGGACCGGATCGCGACGCTGGAGGCTGAGCGGGCCGAGCTTGCCGATCGCAGCAGCACGCTGCAGGCGCGTCTGGAACGGACCGAGCAGGCCGCGGACACGCTGTCCGCCCTGCGCGAGGAGATCGCCAGCGCCGAGATGCGGCTGCAGCAGGCGGAGCGGCGTCTGCAGGCGCGGCAGGGCGAGATCAGCGAGGCGGAGGCCGAGCTGGCTGACGTCAGAGCGGAGACGGAGGCAGCTCGGGATGCGTTGACCGCCACGGAAGAGGAGCTCGCCGGGTTGCGCCGCGAGCGGAGTCGCGTCGCGGAGGCGCTGGCCGCGCAGGAGGCCGAGCTGGCCGATGCGGAGCAACGCGCGGCGGCTCTGCAGGACGAGGTCGAGGCGCTGCGCGGGCAACGCGAAGGGCTGGCCGACGAGGCCTCTGCCCTGGAGGACGAGCTCGCCGGCCTGCGGGATGAGCGTGAGCAGCTAAGGGAGGCGATTGCCGAAGCCGAGGCATCGCTGGCGGACAGCGAGCAGCGGGCCGCGGATCTGCGCACGGAGATCGCCGATCTCACGGAACGGCGTGAGGCGCTCGCGGGCGACATCGCGGCCATGGAAGAGGAGCATGCTGCCCTGCGCGAGGAGCGCCGCCGTCTGTCGGAGTCGGTCACGGCGCGTGAGGAGGCCGCCACGGAGGCCCGGCAGGAGGTCGCGCGACTGCGCGATGATATCGAAAGCCTGGAGCAGCGGCGTGACGAGCTTGCCGGACAGGTGGCCGGGCTGCGCGACGAGGTGGACGCCCTGCAGGCGGAGCGCGACACGCTCAGGGAGGCCGTCGCCGAGCGCGAGTCCCGCGTTGGCCGTCTCGAGGAGCGCCTGGCGGACCTGCGCCAGCGTGTCCGCGAGCGCACCACCGCCCTCGGCAACCTGACCTCCCTGGTCAGCGACGTGGAGAGCATGCTGGCGTCGACCCTGGATCGCCTCGAGGCGGCGGAAGCGGAGCTGGAGCAGTATCCCGGAGCGGATGCGCCGGAAGCGGCGCAGTAA
- a CDS encoding tyrosine-type recombinase/integrase yields MTKLSEDYLKALEPPQKGRRIVFDDHKNAPRGFGVRITPSGTVSFVLRYLTKDGKDRMLTIGEWGENQWSLAAARKQGGEYRKQIDSGADILEERRALRAELTVADTVKRFYVGKRDLESFRDIRCVFEKYLLPQLGKKRIRTVRRRDIIAMIDPLVQTHPRQAGKLLGYCKQLFAWAEDREIVEASPVATLRASNMGKGLTSSKRARVLSDDELRAFWGRVDDCGMHKLTALALRMVLVTAQRPGEVAGMRWDEIKDKVWTVPASRRGKTNDEHTVPLTATAEAILEAARAEVARLSKRRHKKPSGHVFESHPGAPVSTAAMSKAVMRYAKALANQPDGPEGQWRPHDLRRTARTGLAAAGVSAEVAEAVVGHVRPGVRGVYDRHGYDHEKRVALEAWERRLLRIAEGKRAEDNVVPIMGEK; encoded by the coding sequence GTGACCAAGCTGAGCGAGGATTACCTCAAGGCCCTGGAGCCCCCGCAGAAGGGGCGCCGGATCGTGTTTGACGACCACAAGAACGCGCCCCGCGGGTTCGGGGTGCGGATCACCCCGAGCGGGACCGTCTCGTTCGTCCTGCGCTACCTCACGAAGGACGGCAAGGACCGGATGCTGACCATCGGCGAATGGGGCGAGAACCAGTGGAGCCTTGCTGCGGCCCGAAAGCAGGGCGGCGAGTACCGCAAGCAGATCGACAGCGGCGCGGACATCCTGGAAGAGCGCAGGGCGCTGCGTGCGGAGTTGACCGTGGCCGATACCGTGAAGCGCTTCTACGTGGGCAAGCGCGACCTGGAGAGCTTCCGCGACATCCGGTGCGTGTTCGAGAAGTACCTCCTGCCGCAGCTCGGCAAGAAGCGCATCCGTACCGTCCGGCGGCGGGACATCATCGCCATGATCGACCCGCTGGTGCAGACCCACCCGCGACAGGCCGGGAAGCTGCTCGGGTACTGCAAGCAGCTATTCGCCTGGGCAGAGGATCGGGAGATAGTCGAGGCGAGCCCCGTGGCGACGCTGCGGGCCTCGAACATGGGCAAGGGGCTGACCTCCAGCAAGCGTGCCCGGGTGCTCTCCGATGACGAGCTGCGCGCGTTCTGGGGGCGCGTGGACGACTGCGGCATGCACAAGCTCACCGCGCTCGCGCTGCGCATGGTGCTGGTCACCGCGCAGCGGCCGGGCGAGGTCGCCGGCATGCGGTGGGACGAGATCAAGGACAAGGTGTGGACCGTGCCAGCCTCCCGGCGGGGTAAGACGAACGATGAGCACACCGTCCCGCTGACCGCGACGGCCGAGGCGATCCTGGAGGCAGCTCGCGCCGAGGTCGCGCGGCTGTCGAAGCGCCGCCACAAGAAGCCGAGCGGGCATGTATTCGAGAGCCATCCAGGGGCGCCCGTGTCCACGGCCGCCATGTCCAAGGCGGTGATGCGCTACGCGAAGGCGCTGGCGAACCAACCGGACGGCCCGGAGGGGCAGTGGCGGCCCCATGATCTACGGCGGACCGCTCGCACAGGGCTCGCCGCTGCCGGCGTGAGTGCGGAGGTGGCGGAGGCCGTTGTGGGCCATGTCCGTCCCGGCGTGCGCGGCGTCTATGACCGCCATGGCTACGACCACGAGAAGCGCGTGGCGCTCGAGGCGTGGGAGCGGCGCTTGTTGCGGATCGCTGAGGGCAAGCGGGCCGAGGACAACGTAGTGCCGATTATGGGAGAAAAGTAA
- a CDS encoding helix-turn-helix domain-containing protein yields the protein MPDSTPVLTTAEAARYLQVSERSLIRWRVQRRGPAWTYAGRQVRYRIEDLDAYLSGRTRRPVAEEAA from the coding sequence ATGCCCGATAGCACACCAGTCCTCACCACCGCAGAGGCCGCCCGTTACCTCCAGGTGTCCGAACGCTCCCTGATCCGGTGGCGCGTCCAGCGCCGCGGTCCCGCGTGGACCTACGCCGGCCGTCAGGTGCGCTACCGCATCGAGGACCTGGATGCCTACCTCTCCGGCCGCACACGTCGGCCCGTGGCTGAGGAGGCGGCTTGA
- a CDS encoding phage major capsid protein, which translates to MLEATANTRDFTVSDIRDAGADLFAKAMGARTTNSHPVAEQLRNRELSLAEAAYILGEPEVKRRGASGKTAGQVVGFGLTTDDFGSVMEAAVGRVVSQAYLAASEHRNLVLPWPVPNYQPAQVATIDVDADTGEIGELEEIPSVQVSVPPGHTGSVESYAANLIVSYKLVVNDQLDVIATTARAIAVSAARREARRLYEFLEGNPTMGDGAAMFSSGAGNLVTGVSGVTAANLGTAMAALRNQKTPGDQYANHRVQTLIVPPAEEQPTYQALRETGIEGVSVIAAPWVASSNWYAMAAPEVAPTVAMMYLAPRGDTAMRTVRTYRRPGDRLNRRTGVEIAHDFGFAPVSRVGIVKLTN; encoded by the coding sequence ATGCTTGAAGCAACCGCCAACACTCGAGACTTCACCGTCTCGGACATCCGCGATGCGGGCGCCGATCTATTCGCCAAGGCGATGGGCGCACGCACCACGAATTCGCACCCCGTGGCCGAGCAGCTCCGAAATCGGGAACTGAGCCTGGCCGAGGCTGCATACATTCTCGGCGAGCCCGAGGTGAAGCGGCGCGGCGCAAGCGGCAAGACCGCAGGCCAGGTGGTCGGCTTCGGCCTCACTACCGATGACTTCGGCTCGGTGATGGAGGCCGCCGTCGGGCGCGTCGTCTCGCAGGCGTACCTTGCCGCGAGCGAGCATCGAAACCTGGTGCTCCCCTGGCCGGTGCCGAACTACCAGCCGGCACAGGTGGCCACCATTGACGTGGACGCCGACACGGGCGAGATCGGCGAGCTGGAGGAAATCCCCAGCGTTCAGGTGAGCGTGCCGCCCGGCCATACCGGCAGTGTCGAGAGCTACGCGGCCAACCTGATCGTTTCCTACAAGCTCGTCGTCAATGACCAGCTCGACGTGATCGCCACCACGGCCCGCGCCATTGCGGTCTCGGCAGCTCGGCGCGAGGCCCGCCGACTCTACGAGTTCCTCGAAGGTAACCCCACCATGGGTGACGGTGCCGCGATGTTCTCGTCTGGCGCGGGGAACCTGGTAACCGGCGTGAGCGGAGTCACGGCCGCGAACCTCGGCACCGCTATGGCCGCCCTGCGCAACCAGAAGACGCCAGGCGACCAGTACGCCAACCACCGGGTGCAGACCCTCATCGTACCGCCGGCTGAGGAGCAGCCTACCTACCAGGCGCTCCGCGAGACCGGCATCGAAGGTGTCTCGGTGATCGCTGCGCCCTGGGTCGCCTCAAGCAACTGGTACGCGATGGCCGCCCCGGAAGTGGCCCCCACCGTGGCGATGATGTACCTCGCCCCTCGCGGCGATACGGCCATGCGCACAGTGCGGACCTACCGCCGGCCGGGCGACCGCCTGAACCGTCGCACCGGCGTCGAGATTGCCCACGACTTCGGATTCGCCCCCGTGTCCCGGGTGGGCATCGTCAAGCTGACCAACTGA
- a CDS encoding terminase small subunit encodes MKLSKQHLADLFGVTVRTVSEWQRDTEFPAPTREGRRNLYDAAAVVAWWRDREIARLIEGEDGKLLDLNHERARLAKAQADRQEYALARERGELVEAAAVGEVVGDDYTRMRARLLALPTKAAAMVTPETDTAVCQQILDDLVREALNELSDPNTVYQEAL; translated from the coding sequence ATGAAGCTGAGCAAGCAGCACCTCGCGGACCTGTTCGGCGTCACGGTGCGCACGGTCTCCGAGTGGCAGCGCGATACCGAGTTCCCGGCACCGACGCGGGAAGGCCGCAGGAACCTCTACGACGCGGCCGCAGTGGTCGCCTGGTGGCGTGACCGGGAGATTGCCCGGCTCATCGAGGGCGAGGACGGCAAGCTGCTCGACTTGAACCACGAGCGCGCCCGGCTCGCGAAGGCGCAGGCCGACCGACAGGAATACGCGCTGGCCCGCGAGCGCGGCGAGCTGGTCGAGGCGGCAGCGGTTGGTGAGGTGGTCGGCGACGACTACACGCGGATGCGCGCCCGACTGCTGGCGTTGCCGACGAAGGCCGCCGCGATGGTCACGCCCGAGACCGACACCGCGGTCTGCCAGCAGATCCTCGACGACCTGGTGCGCGAGGCCCTCAACGAGCTGAGCGATCCGAACACCGTCTACCAGGAGGCCCTGTAA
- a CDS encoding phage tail tape measure protein, with translation MAGRTYTFGVRVTGDARGGVQAMEMTERELKELRRELQRTDRGFKDSRRGFNRWARGMLSVRNAIGPLVGVAGAGMLARLGQQSISAASEVGKAADTAGVGAESLQELRFALGELANVSEQQTDTALQRLNRRLGLAADGSGAAKDTFDELGIAMRDAGGRVRDTEVVLEEALRSLAEIDNNATRAAKASELFGEEMGPRIAASLSDGIRAMEDSRDRAHELNAVLGEDLVESAEKFDDWLRRLSIRLRGGFRRELLEAGAALERFFEIGEGEDLAFRIGRRLETLEEATMGRLELPARRVAELRQEIVWLASEMDALNPGRVQMDPIQNQSTELPLPGLRFGFAEDTQRALDAAARRRQARRFAALNYGGSAGPDPLVDLPEVTAEAAQGYRRIAEEAENAGESTRSLDRAAHDLGFTFASAFEDAILNFESFEDVVKSGLRDIQAITHRPFITARCEP, from the coding sequence ATGGCAGGCCGGACCTACACCTTTGGCGTTCGCGTCACCGGCGACGCCCGCGGCGGCGTCCAGGCGATGGAGATGACCGAGCGCGAGCTCAAGGAACTGCGCCGAGAGCTACAGCGCACGGACCGAGGTTTCAAGGACAGCCGCCGAGGATTCAATCGCTGGGCACGCGGAATGCTCAGCGTGCGCAACGCCATCGGCCCGCTGGTCGGTGTGGCCGGCGCGGGCATGCTCGCCCGCCTTGGGCAGCAAAGTATCTCCGCGGCCTCTGAGGTCGGTAAGGCGGCGGATACCGCTGGCGTCGGTGCTGAGTCCCTTCAGGAGTTGCGCTTCGCCCTCGGCGAGCTGGCGAACGTCAGCGAACAGCAGACCGATACCGCCCTCCAGCGGTTGAACCGTCGCCTCGGCCTTGCCGCGGATGGCAGCGGTGCCGCCAAGGACACATTCGATGAACTCGGCATCGCGATGCGTGACGCCGGTGGCCGTGTCCGGGATACCGAGGTGGTCCTGGAAGAAGCGCTGCGGTCGCTCGCCGAGATCGACAACAACGCCACCCGGGCGGCCAAGGCATCGGAGCTGTTCGGCGAGGAGATGGGGCCACGGATCGCCGCCTCGCTCTCTGACGGCATCCGCGCTATGGAGGACTCCCGAGATCGAGCCCACGAGCTGAACGCGGTGCTCGGCGAGGACCTGGTGGAGAGCGCCGAGAAGTTCGACGACTGGCTGAGGCGGCTCTCAATTCGTCTCAGGGGCGGATTCCGCAGGGAGCTGTTGGAGGCCGGAGCGGCGCTGGAGCGGTTCTTCGAGATCGGTGAGGGCGAGGACCTGGCCTTCCGCATTGGCCGGCGCCTGGAGACGCTGGAAGAGGCGACGATGGGCCGGCTGGAACTCCCGGCGCGGCGCGTTGCGGAGCTTCGACAGGAGATCGTCTGGCTCGCCTCCGAGATGGACGCGCTGAATCCCGGGCGCGTCCAGATGGACCCGATTCAGAACCAGTCCACCGAGCTGCCTCTGCCGGGGCTGCGATTCGGCTTTGCCGAAGACACGCAACGCGCTCTGGATGCCGCGGCCCGTCGCCGACAGGCCCGCCGGTTCGCTGCCCTGAACTACGGCGGCAGCGCCGGCCCTGATCCCCTCGTAGACCTGCCCGAAGTCACCGCCGAGGCCGCTCAAGGTTACCGGCGCATCGCTGAGGAGGCGGAGAACGCCGGAGAGAGCACCCGCAGTCTTGACCGCGCCGCCCATGACCTCGGCTTCACGTTCGCCAGCGCCTTCGAGGACGCCATTCTCAACTTCGAGAGTTTCGAGGACGTGGTGAAAAGCGGCCTGCGGGACATTCAGGCCATCACCCATCGACCCTTCATCACTGCGAGGTGTGAACCGTGA
- a CDS encoding YecA family protein, whose protein sequence is MTIYNLLLKADEAVAMSDTKAINHDGSQVTLHKVDALPGAILTGSGNNTVFGKFARLVYERGYTDFDGIAADIAELAHDALAERLEELRKPGSPEVPELVRQFRNLMDQGDPEGLCGGVNYQMIVAGPSKRLGRMAGVMTDFHSGKVQELEVPSFSGNDPDVCPPAAASGVPTIERQAAVLRAQYHSSVRWARETGFKGCEPELVGGGDVEATIIRMDGEVTRHTLGPLVEQARSAKVGRNEPCPCGSGQKYKRCCLRTPTAA, encoded by the coding sequence GTGACGATCTACAACCTGTTGCTGAAGGCCGACGAAGCGGTCGCCATGAGCGACACGAAGGCTATCAACCACGACGGCTCGCAGGTGACTCTGCACAAGGTGGACGCGCTGCCGGGCGCCATCCTGACGGGCTCGGGGAACAACACCGTGTTCGGCAAGTTCGCCCGCCTCGTCTACGAGCGCGGCTATACCGACTTCGACGGTATCGCGGCCGACATCGCCGAGCTGGCCCACGATGCGCTCGCGGAGCGCCTGGAGGAGCTGCGCAAGCCCGGCTCGCCGGAGGTGCCCGAGCTGGTGCGCCAGTTCCGCAATCTGATGGATCAGGGCGACCCCGAAGGCCTGTGCGGTGGCGTGAATTACCAGATGATCGTGGCCGGTCCGTCGAAGCGCCTCGGACGGATGGCGGGGGTGATGACCGACTTCCATAGCGGCAAGGTTCAGGAACTCGAGGTGCCGAGCTTCTCCGGCAACGACCCGGACGTATGCCCCCCGGCCGCCGCATCGGGCGTTCCCACCATCGAGCGCCAGGCTGCGGTGCTACGGGCGCAGTACCATTCGAGCGTGCGGTGGGCGCGGGAGACTGGCTTCAAGGGCTGCGAGCCGGAGCTGGTCGGCGGCGGTGACGTGGAGGCCACCATCATCCGCATGGACGGCGAAGTCACCCGGCACACCCTCGGGCCGCTGGTGGAGCAGGCGCGCTCAGCCAAGGTAGGGCGCAATGAGCCCTGCCCCTGCGGGAGCGGGCAGAAGTACAAGCGGTGTTGCCTGAGGACGCCCACCGCCGCATAG
- the ltrA gene encoding group II intron reverse transcriptase/maturase — MAAYRRVVRNRGAPGIDGVTVDELWAYCQAHWSSIRERLLEGTYRPSPVREVKIPKPGGGSRALGIPTVVDRLIQQALVQVLTPILDPTFSGESYGFRPGRSAHQAVERARGHVAAGQRWVVDLDLAQFFDRVNHDVLMARLARRIEDRRVLRLIRRYLQAGVMAGGVVSPRAAGTPQGGPLSPLLSNVLLDELDRELERRGHRFVRYADDVSVYVRSPEAGARVLASLERFLWRRLRLVVNREKSAVDRPWKRTLLGYSMTAHREPRLRVAPSSVQRLKARLRAALRRGRGRHLQRVLAALQPLIRGWVAYFRFAEVKAAFEALDQWLRRRLRCLLWRQWKRWRTRARRLMQHGVERLRAYRSATNGRGPWWNAGAAHMHVAIPARWLHRQGLVSFLGEHRRLASAA; from the coding sequence ATGGCGGCCTACCGGCGGGTGGTGCGCAACCGGGGGGCCCCCGGCATCGACGGAGTGACCGTCGATGAGCTGTGGGCCTACTGCCAGGCGCACTGGTCGTCGATCCGCGAGCGGCTGCTGGAGGGGACGTACCGTCCCTCGCCGGTACGGGAGGTGAAGATCCCCAAGCCCGGGGGTGGCTCCCGGGCACTGGGCATCCCGACCGTGGTCGACCGGCTGATCCAGCAGGCGCTGGTGCAGGTGCTCACCCCGATCCTCGACCCGACGTTCTCGGGTGAGAGCTACGGCTTTCGCCCGGGGCGCAGTGCCCATCAGGCCGTCGAGCGTGCCCGCGGGCACGTGGCGGCGGGGCAGCGCTGGGTCGTGGACCTCGATCTGGCGCAGTTCTTCGACCGGGTCAATCATGACGTGCTGATGGCCCGGTTAGCGCGTCGGATCGAGGACCGGCGGGTGCTGCGCCTGATCCGGCGCTACCTGCAGGCCGGGGTGATGGCCGGTGGCGTGGTCTCGCCGCGGGCGGCGGGGACGCCGCAGGGCGGGCCGCTCTCGCCCCTGCTCTCGAACGTCCTGCTGGACGAGCTCGACCGGGAGCTGGAGCGGCGCGGCCACCGCTTCGTGCGTTACGCCGATGACGTCAGCGTCTACGTGCGCTCGCCCGAAGCGGGTGCGCGCGTGCTGGCATCGCTGGAGCGGTTCCTGTGGCGGCGGCTGCGCCTGGTGGTCAACCGTGAGAAGAGTGCGGTGGACCGCCCGTGGAAGCGCACGCTGCTCGGCTACAGCATGACCGCGCACCGTGAGCCGCGGCTGCGGGTGGCCCCCAGCTCGGTGCAGCGGCTCAAGGCCCGCCTGCGGGCCGCGCTGCGCCGCGGGCGGGGCCGCCACCTGCAGCGGGTGCTGGCGGCGCTGCAGCCGCTCATCCGGGGCTGGGTGGCCTACTTCCGCTTCGCCGAAGTCAAGGCGGCGTTCGAGGCGCTGGACCAGTGGCTCCGGCGCCGCCTGCGTTGCCTGCTGTGGCGGCAGTGGAAGCGCTGGCGCACCCGCGCCCGGCGGCTGATGCAGCACGGTGTCGAGCGCCTGCGAGCGTATCGCTCCGCCACCAACGGGCGTGGCCCGTGGTGGAACGCGGGGGCGGCCCACATGCACGTGGCCATCCCCGCGCGCTGGCTGCACCGTCAGGGTCTCGTGAGCTTCCTCGGCGAGCACCGTCGACTTGCGAGCGCTGCGTGA